From the Mycobacterium sp. DL592 genome, the window TCAACGGGGCCCAGGCCCGGCCCAACGAAGTGACCTACAGCGAGGACTGGATGCGACCGGACTTTGTGCCGCCGGCTCCCCCGGCAGCACCCGGGCCCGCGGCGCAACCACCTTCCCCGCTTGCCGCAGAGACGCCGCCGACGCAGCAGAGCGACCCGAACGCCGGGCTGGCAGGAATGATGACTCCGGCAGCCGGGGGTGGCTCGTGACACGCCGTCGGTGGTATCGGCGGGCGGCCGGCATCGTGCTCATCCTGGCCCTGGCGGGCGGATCGTCGGGCTGCGAGCTCAAGAACTGGCAGGGCCTCAACTCACTGCCGCTGCCCGGCACCACCGGCAACGGACCCGGGTCGTTCGAGATCACCGCGGAAATGCCTGACATCAACAACATTCAGCCCAACTCCCGGGTACGCGTCGGCGACGCCACCGTGGGACACATCACCAAGATCGAACTGCAGGGCTGGCACGCACTGGTGACGATGCGCCTCGACGGTGGCGTGAACATGCCGGCGAACTCGATCGCCAAGATCGGACTGACCAGCATCCTGGGCTCCCAGCACATCGAATTGAGCCCTCCCACAGACGAACCGCCGCAAGGCCGGCTGCACGAGGGGTCGCTCATCCCGCTGTCCCACTCGGCGGCCTACCCCACCGTCGAGCAGACGCTGGCCGCGGTGTCGATGGTCCTCAACGGCGGCGGGCTGGGCCAGGTTCAGGACATCACCGAGGCGTTCAGCACCGCCTTCCGAGGCCGCGAGCAGGACCTGCGCAGCATGATCAGTGAGCTCGACCGGTTCGCCGCCAACTTCAACGACCAGACCGACGACATGATCGCAGCGACCCAGAGCCTCAACAAGGTCGCGGGCACGTTCGCCGCGAATCAGCCGACCCTGGACAAGGCGCTCAAGACCGTTCCCGAGGCACTGGCGGTGCTCAACAACGAGCGCGGGAACCTCGTGGCTGCCGCCGACGCGCTGGGCAGGTTCAGTCAACGGGTCGTCGGCACCGTCGACCAGAGCAAGGCCAGCCTGGTCAAGGAACTCAAAGAGATCGGCCCGGTACTGGAATCGCTAGCCAACGCCGGGCCGAGTATGACCCGCGCCCTCAGTCTCATTCTGACGTTCCCGTTCCCCAACGAAACCATCGAGAAGTGGCAGCGGGGGGACTACGCGAACATGACCGCGATCGTCGACCTCACCTTGAGCCGGATCGACCAGGGAATCTTCACCGGAACTCGTTGGGAGGGCAATCTCACCGAACTGGAGATGCAGTGGGGTCGGACCATCGGCCAGTTCCCCAGCCCCTACACCAAGGCCAATCCGCTGGTCGCCCCGTACCGATTCGACCAAGGGCCGTGACATGCATCTGACCCGGAGAATGCTGATCCAGCTCGCGATCTTCACCTCCATCGCGGTGATCGCGATCGCGGTGATGGCACTGCAGTTCCTGAAGCTACCGGCCAAGATGTTCGGTATCGGCCGCTACAGCGTGACCCTGGAACTGCCGGAGAGCGGTGGCCTCTACGGCACCGGCAACGTCACCTACCGTGGCGTGGAGGTAGGTCGCGTCGAGTCGGTGGGGCTGACCAATACCGGTGTCAAAGCCGTGTTGTCGCTGAAATCAGGCATCGACATCCCCTCGGACCTCAAGGCCGAAGTGCACAGCCAGTCAGCCATCGGCGAGCAGTACGTCGATCTGATTCCCCGCAACGGGACCGCCCAGCCGCTCAAGGACGGTGACGTGATTCCCCGCGCCGATACCTCGATCCCGCCGGACATCAACTCGCTGCTCGATGCAGCCAACACCGGGTTGCAGGCAATTCCGCGGGACAACCTCAAAACCGCGATCGACGAGGCTTATACCGCGGTCGGCGGCCTCGGCCCCCAGCTGTCCCAGATCGTCAGGGGCTCAACGACCTTGGCGATCGACGCACGCGCCAACCTCGACCCGCTGATCAATCTCATCGACAACTCCAAGCCGGTGCTCGATTCCCAGTCCCAGTCCGCTCAGGCTGTCCAGGCCTGGGCATCCCACCTCGCGACAGTCACCAGCGACCTGCAGCAGCACAACGATGCGGTAGCCGGACTCATCGACCAGCAGGGCGTCGTCATCGCGACCGACGAGGCCCGCAAGCTCATCAATCGCCTCAAGCCCACGCTGCCGGTGCTGGCAGCGAACCTGGCCAGCGTCGGACAGGTCGGCATCGACTACAAGGACTCGATCGAACAACTCCTCGTCGTCCTCCCGCAAGCGGTCGGCGTGGGGCAGGGCACCTTCGTCGCCAATGCGAACACCAAGCAGGCCTACAAGGGCGAATACCTTTCGTTCAACCTGAATGTGAACCTACCGCCGGCCTGCACCACCGGGTTCCTGCCCGCCCAGCAGGTCCGAATCCCGAGCCTGGTCGACTACCCCGACCGCGCCCCCGGCGATCTGTACTGCCGCGTGCCGCAGGATTCGCAGTTGAACGTCCGGGGCGCCCGCAACATCCCTTGCGAGACCGTGCCCGGCAAGCGCGCGCCCACAGTCAAGATGTGCGAGAGCAACGAGCAGTACGTGCCCATCAACGACGGCAACAACTGGAAGGGCGACCCCAACGCCACCCTGTCCGGCCAGGGCATCCCCCAGCTTCCACCGGGGGCAGCACCGCAGGCACCACCGGCGAACCAGAACACCACATGGCAATCGATGCTCACCCCTGCCGGGTCCTGAGCGCCCGCCGGCGGTGCTGGACGCCGCTATGCTCACCTCGTCACCGAGACGCAATTGAGGAACCACGATGGACCATCGACTGATGCGACGAGCCCTGACCTCAGGCGCTGTCGTCGTTGCCGCCCTGCCGCTCTCGGTGGGCATCGCGAACGCCGACAACACCCGGCTCAACAACGGTGTGGTGGCCAATGTGTACACCGTTCAGCACCAGGCCGGGTGCACCAACGACGTCAAGAAGAATCCGGCGTTGACGTTGGCCGCACAATGGCACACCGACGACGTGCTGAACAATCGCGCCCTCGACGGCGACATCGGATCGGACGGGTCGACTCCCCAATCACGGGCCGCGGCAGCGGGTTTCAAGGGAGCGGTGTTCGAGACTGTGGCGATCAACCCCGCGCTGGCGATCAACAACCTCGACGTGATCAACCAGTGGTACTACAACCCTGACTATCTGGCGATCATGTCCAACTGCGCCAACACCGCGATCGGTGTGTGGTCGGCGAACAGCCTGGACCGTTCGGTGCTGGTCGCGGTGTACGGCCAGCCGGCCTGACAGTGAGTCACGTCCCAGACCACACGACGTGACGCTTATTAACTGCGTGCCCGTCGGCCGGCACCCGCGGCCCATATCGTCGCGGCCGGTCCCGGCCTCCGCTGGCAACATCTGATGCAGCAGAGCCAGCTGCGAGCGGCGGCGGCACCGCCCGTCCCG encodes:
- a CDS encoding CAP domain-containing protein; translated protein: MRRALTSGAVVVAALPLSVGIANADNTRLNNGVVANVYTVQHQAGCTNDVKKNPALTLAAQWHTDDVLNNRALDGDIGSDGSTPQSRAAAAGFKGAVFETVAINPALAINNLDVINQWYYNPDYLAIMSNCANTAIGVWSANSLDRSVLVAVYGQPA
- a CDS encoding MCE family protein, with protein sequence MHLTRRMLIQLAIFTSIAVIAIAVMALQFLKLPAKMFGIGRYSVTLELPESGGLYGTGNVTYRGVEVGRVESVGLTNTGVKAVLSLKSGIDIPSDLKAEVHSQSAIGEQYVDLIPRNGTAQPLKDGDVIPRADTSIPPDINSLLDAANTGLQAIPRDNLKTAIDEAYTAVGGLGPQLSQIVRGSTTLAIDARANLDPLINLIDNSKPVLDSQSQSAQAVQAWASHLATVTSDLQQHNDAVAGLIDQQGVVIATDEARKLINRLKPTLPVLAANLASVGQVGIDYKDSIEQLLVVLPQAVGVGQGTFVANANTKQAYKGEYLSFNLNVNLPPACTTGFLPAQQVRIPSLVDYPDRAPGDLYCRVPQDSQLNVRGARNIPCETVPGKRAPTVKMCESNEQYVPINDGNNWKGDPNATLSGQGIPQLPPGAAPQAPPANQNTTWQSMLTPAGS
- a CDS encoding virulence factor Mce family protein; translation: MTRRRWYRRAAGIVLILALAGGSSGCELKNWQGLNSLPLPGTTGNGPGSFEITAEMPDINNIQPNSRVRVGDATVGHITKIELQGWHALVTMRLDGGVNMPANSIAKIGLTSILGSQHIELSPPTDEPPQGRLHEGSLIPLSHSAAYPTVEQTLAAVSMVLNGGGLGQVQDITEAFSTAFRGREQDLRSMISELDRFAANFNDQTDDMIAATQSLNKVAGTFAANQPTLDKALKTVPEALAVLNNERGNLVAAADALGRFSQRVVGTVDQSKASLVKELKEIGPVLESLANAGPSMTRALSLILTFPFPNETIEKWQRGDYANMTAIVDLTLSRIDQGIFTGTRWEGNLTELEMQWGRTIGQFPSPYTKANPLVAPYRFDQGP